Proteins found in one Calypte anna isolate BGI_N300 chromosome 10, bCalAnn1_v1.p, whole genome shotgun sequence genomic segment:
- the CTXND1 gene encoding cortexin domain-containing 1, which produces MEGPTPEPVYVDVDKGLTLACFVFLCLFLIVMIIRCAKVIMDPYSAIPTSTWEEQHLDD; this is translated from the coding sequence ATGGAGGGACCAACCCCAGAGCCCGTGTATGTTGATGTGGACAAGGGACTGACATtagcatgttttgttttcctctgcctcttcttaATTGTGATGATTATTCGATGTGCAAAAGTCATCATGGACCCTTACAGTGCCATCCCAACATCTACATGGGAGGAGCAGCATCTAGATGACTGA
- the FAH gene encoding fumarylacetoacetase — protein sequence MSFIQVDKDSDFPLQNLPYGVFSTKEEPRHRLGVAIGDQILDLGVIKHLFNGPALAKHQHVFDQPTLNAFMGLGRAAWMEARAFLQKLLSAGEPTLRDNVELRRRAFVAQASARMHLPAHIGDYTDFYSSRQHATNIGIMFRGKENALMPNWLHLPVGYHGRASSVVVSGTPIRRPVGQMQPDNDKPPVFGACKRLDVELEMAFFVGPGNKYGEPIPISRAQEHIFGMVLMNDWSARDIQKWEYIPLGPFLSKSFGTTISPWVVTMDALMPFVLPNPVQDPKPLSYLQDKEPYTFDIKLFVALKGEGMSMPATICRSNFKHMYWTMKQQLAHHSINGCNLRPGDLLASGTISGPEPESFGSMLELSWNGTKEIPLGSGQSRKFLQDGDEVILTGYCQGNGFRVGFGQCSGKILPALSGPC from the exons CCTCGGCACAGGCTCGGGGTAGCAATTGGAGACCAGATTTTGGATCTTGGGGTCATTAAACATCTGTTCAATGGACCAGCTCTTGCCAAACATCAGCATGTCTTTGACCAG CCTACTCTGAATGCCTTCATGGGGCTGGGCCGGGCGGCATGGATGGAGGCGAGGGCTTTTCTCCAGAAGCTGCTGTCAGCTGGAGAGCCAACCCTGAGGGACAACGTGGAGCTGCGGAGGAG agcGTTTGTAGCTCAGGCTTCTGCGAGGATGCACCTGCCAGCCCACATCG GAGATTACACTGACTTTTATTCTTCACGCCAGCATGCCACAAATATTGGGATCATGTTCAGGGGGAAGGAGAATGCTTTGATGCCTAACTG GCTGCACTTACCTGTTGGATATCACGGCCGGGCATCCTCTGTTGTGGTGTCTGGAACGCCCATCCGGAGACCTGTGGGGCAAATGCAACCTGATAATG ATAAACCCCCTGTGTTTGGTGCTTGTAAGCGTCTGGATGTTGAGTTAGAAATG GCATTCTTTGTAGGTCCTGGAAATAAGTATGGGGAGCCGATTCCTatcagcagagcccaggagcaCATCTTTGGGATGGTCCTCATGAACGACTGGAGTG cccGTGACATCCAGAAATGGGAATATATTCCTTTGGGTCCATTCCTGAGCAAGAGCTTTGGCACAACCATTTCTCCTTGGGTTGTTACCATGGATGCTCTCATGCCATTTGTGCTGCCAAACCCTGTCCAG GATCCCAAGCCACTGTCCTACCTTCAGGATAAAGAACCCTACACTTTCGACATCAAGCTCTTTGTTGCTCTTAAAG gaGAAGGAATGAGCATGCCAGCTACTATATGCAGATCCAATTTCAAG cacaTGTACTGGACCATGAAACAGCAGCTGGCTCATCATTCCATCAACGGGTGCAACCTCAGACCTGGAGATCTCCTGGCCTCTGGCACAATCAGTGGACCT GAGCCAGAGAGCTTTGGCTCCATGCTGGAGCTGTCCTGGAATGGAACAAAAGAAATCCCTCTTGGCAGTGGGCAGTCTCGTAAATTCCTACAGGATGGAGATGAAGTCATTTTGACAG GTTACTGCCAGGGCAATGGCTTCCGTGTGGGATTTGGCCAGTGCTCAGGAAAAATCCTTCCAGCCCTGTCAGGTCCATGCTGA